The genomic segment TGCGGCGCCGATGCCGCGCTGGAAGGCTTCACGCGGCAAATGAAGAAGCTGCCGGCGTTTTTGCGCCAAAGCCTGACCTACGATCGCGGCAGCGAGATGGCCCGTCACGCCGAGCTGGCCGAGCGCTTGAAGATCGACATCTGGTTTGCCGACCCGTACGCGCCCTGGCAGCGCGGCAGCAACGAAAACACCAACGGCCTGCTGCGCCAATTCCTGCCCAAGGGCACGGACCTGTCCGAGGTCAGCCAGACCGCGCTCAACGACATCGCCCGGCTGCTGAACGGCCGTCCTCGAAAAACCTTGGACTGGAGAACACCGGACGAAGCCATGGCCGAAGAAATCGCCAATTTCTCAAATCGTGTTGCACTTGATTCTTGAATCCAAGCATCAGCCTGGCCCAGCCGTAGCGGGCAGCGAGTAGCGGAAGGTCGGCTGGCCGGATTCGCAGCCGAAGGTGCGGTAGGTGTCCAGCAGCAGGCGGCGTTCGGCCTCGCGCGGATCGCGGCTGCCCGGTTTGGCGCTGTCGAAACGGCGCAGGTAGTCGCGCGGGGTGGCGGTGAGGCCGAGCTTGTCGCCGACGAAGTAATCGAACACGGCGCGGGCGTTGCCGCCGATGGAGCGGTGCGCCTCGTCCGAGATCACCAGATCGAAGTCGGTCGGCGAGAACAGGCGCTGGTACTTGTTGTTGAACAGCAGCGACTGCACGGTGGTGACGACGATCTCGGCGCGGCGCCAGTCGTCGCGGTTTTCTTTATAGATGACAGTCTGGAAGTCGGCGGACAACAGGCCCGCAAAGGCCTTTTTGGCCTGGTCTTCGAGTTCGAGGCGATCGACCAGAAACAGCACCCGCCGGGCGTTGCCGGAGCGCAGGTACAGCTTGATGATGGCGGCGGCGGTGAGGGTCTTGCCGGTGCCGGTGGCCATCTCGAACAGGAAGCGGTCCTTGCCCTCGCCGACCGCCCGTTGCAGGGCATGGATGGCCTGGAGCTGGTAGGGCCGCAGGAAGCGCAGCTTGTTGGCCTGGATGTAGGCCGGGCGCTCGGCCGCGTTCTTCCAGCCGGCATCAAGAGCGTAAGTTGGGCGCTGGGTCAGGACGATGTAGTCGTCGCCGACTTTTTCGTCCGTCAGCCGCGCCTGGTTCGGCGTGACCTTCTGGTAGCCGACCACCGACTCCGGGGTGGGAAAGGCGGTGATGACGTAGGGGTTGCCGCGCTCCAGATCCCAGAAGTAATGCAGGTTGCCGTTGGAGAGGATGACGAAGCGGCAGTTCTGCGCGCGGGCGTATTTGCGGGCCTGCTCCTTGCCGACCAGCGGGTTCTTGTCCTCGGCCTTGGCCTCCAGCACCAGCAGCGGAAAGCCCTTGGCATCCAGCAGCAGGAAATCGACGTAGCCCTTGCCGGTGGTCTCGAAGTCGTTGCCCAGCGCGTCGAGGTCGTGGGATTTGAGCGCGACGCCGGGTTCCAGGCGAATGTTGGCCGCCAGCGCGCCGTCGGCGAAGAACCGTCAGCCGGCCGCTTCCAGCAGCCGGTTGATCTTGATGCGGGCGGTGGCTTCTTTTTCAGGCATTGCGATTCCGGCGCTGCGCGATGTGGGTTTTTACCCCATAACGAAGAGTCTCGCGCCGCGCCGTCTATTACCGCAGGCTGTCGATAGCCTCGTCGAGCACGCGCTGCCAGTCGGGTCCGGTCAGGCGACGGTAGCCGTCCGGATCACGGGCCGCGGACGACAGCACCACGTCCGGCGCCGGATCGCGCAGCAGCTCCAGGCTTTGCCGCAGGGTGTCGCGCTGCGCAGCGGCGACGTAGGTGCCCCAGCCGGCGCCGTCCGGAAACAGCGTGTCGCCGGTGAACAGGTACGTTGGTCCGTGCGCCGAGCGAACGCGGTAACAAGTGCTGCCGGGCGTGTGGCCGGGCGTGGGGATCACATCCAGGCCGGCCAGTGGTGTGTGCGCTGCATCGAAGGCGACGTCCACCGGCGAGATTCGGCCGGCGAAGGGTGCCTCCAGCGCATGACAGCACAGCCTGGCGCCAAAGCGCTGGCGGATGTCGGCCAGGCTGGGCGCCACTTCGTCGCGGTGGCTCAGGTACTGCCAGGCAACGCCGCCCAGGTGCTCGATGGCGTCCAGTTCCGCCGCCAGGCCGGTGTTGTAGAACAGCACGTTGCCGTCCGCGCGCAGCCACAGGTAGGCGTGGGTGGTCACGGCGGGACCGAACGGGTATTGCGCGGCGGTTTGCCACAGGTCCGGGAACAGCTGCTGCATGGTGGTTTCCTCCGGTTTGATGGGCCACAGCGGCGTCGGGCGGGCGGCTGATAGCATTGCCGCACCTGTCCTCAAGATGTACTGCCATGACCATAGCCGTTGCCGTGCGCAAGGGTGGCGAAATCGTGATCGCCGCCGACACGCAGAACAATTTCGGCCACAACCGGGCGCCGATTGCCAACCACCGCACGCAGAAAATCCTGACCGTGGGCGGCAATCACCTGGCCACCAGCGGCTGGGGGCTGTACGCGAACATCCTGGACGATTTCCTGGCCCGCAAGCGGGCGCCCAAGCTCGACACCGAGCGCGACGTGTTCCGGTTTTTCCAGACCTTCTGGAAGGCGCTGCACGAGCACTATTCGCTGGTCAACGATCAGTGCCAGCACGAGGAGGAGCGCTCGCCGTTCGGTGACCTCGACGCCTCGTTCCTGCTGGTCAACGGCGGCGGCATCTTTTTCGTGTCGTCCGACACCAGCGTGACGGCCTTCGAGCAGTACTACGCGGTCGGCTCCGGGGCGGAGTTTGCGCTGGGGGCGCTGCATGCCCTGTACGACTGCGACCTGGATGCCGAGACGCTGGCCCGGCGCGCCTGCGCCGCAGCCATGGCCTTCAACGTCTACTGCGGCGGGGACATCGACGTGTGCCGGATCACGGACACCGCCGCCGCTGCCCGGGTGCCGTGAACGGGGCTGATCGGGCAGGTCTTCTGGCGCGCCTGGCGGTCACGCCGGGCTGCGACTGGCGCACCGATGCCGATGCCATGGCGCCGTACCTGGCCGAGCAGCGCGGCCTGTACCGCGGCGCGGCGCTGGCGGTAGCGCTGCCGCAGGACACCGCGGCCGTGTCGGCACTGGTGCGGGCCTGCGCGCGGTTCGATCTGGCGCTGGTGCCGCAGGGCGGCAATACCGGCCTGTGCGGTGGCGCTGTGGCGCAGGACGCGGCGCGGCAGGTGGTCGTCAGCCTGGAGCGTCTGGACCGGATCAGGGCTATCGATGCGGCCAATTTCACCCTCACGGCGGAGGCCGGCTGCATCGTGCAACGGGTGCGGGAGGCGGCGGCTGACGAAAATCGACTCTTTCCGCTCAGCTTCGGCGCCGACGCCAGCGCCCGCCTGGGCGGGGCGCTGAGCACCAACGCCGGCGGCACCAACGTGCTGCGCTACGGCAACGCGCGCGAGCTGACGCTGGGCCTGGAGGTGGTGCTGGCCGACGGGCAGGTGTGGGACGGCCTCACGGCGCTGCGCAAGGACAACACCGGCTACGACCTGAAGCAGCTGTTCATCGGCGCCGAGGGCACGCTGGGCATCATCACCGCGGCGGTGGTCAAGCTGTTTCCGCTGCCGCGCGAGACGGTCACCGCCTGGCTGGCCTGCCCGTCGGTGGAGGCCTGCGTGGCGGTTTTCGGCCGGCTGCGGGACGCCAGCGGCGACGCCGTGACGGGCTGTGAGCTGCTGTCGCGCACGGCGCTCGAGTTCGTGCTGCGCCACCTGCCGGGCGCGCGCGATCCGCTGGGTGCCCCGGCGCCCTGGTATCTGCTGGTGGAACTGACCAGCTCCAGCGCTAGTGCCGGATTGGCGACGGCGCTCGAAAGCGTGCTCGAACAGTGCCTCGGCAGCGGCGAGATCAGCGACGCCGCCGTGGCTGCCAGTGCGCGCCAGGCGGCGGACTTCTGGCGCCTGCGCGAGGGCGTGGCCGAGGTGCAGCGCCACGAGGGCGCCAGCATCAAGAACGACGTGGCGGTGCCGGTGTCGGCGGTGCCGGCCTTCGTTGCCGAGGCCAGTGCGGCGGTGCAGGCCGCCTGTCCGGGGCTGCGCGTGTGCGCCTTCGGCCACATCGGCGACGGCAACCTGCATTTCAACCTGTCGCAGCCGGTGGACATGCCGGCCGGACAGTTCCTTGCGCAGTGGGACACCCTGAGCGGCCTGGTCAATGCCGTGGTTGCCCGGCATCGCGGTTCCATCTCGGCCGAGCACGGCATCGGCCTGCTCAAGCGGGATGCGCTGGCGCAGCATGAATCGGCCGTGGCCATCGATCTGATGCGTCGCGTCAAGGCGGCTCTGGACCCACAGGGCCGTCTGAATCCGGGCAAGCTGCTGCCGCCGACGCAGGAGTGACGCCGCCGGCGCCTGCTGGCCTGCGCGCGGCTGACAGGCGGCTGCTTGATCAAGATCACGGCCCATCCCGGCGCGGCCACGTTAGGCTGTGGCCCGTTTACCAAAACACCGTCCAGTGGACGCACAACAAGAGGAGTTCCGCCGATGCAAACCGCACGCAGATTTGTGAGCCCGTTTCGCGCCGCTGCCATGGCTGCCACGGGCATGATCGCCATACTGTCCGCCGCCAGTGCGCCGGTCCTGGCGGCGACCGATGGCACCCAGCAGCAGGCCAGACGCGACTACCAGAAATATTGCGCGTCCTGTCACGGAGCCGAGGGGCGGGGCGATGGCCCGGTGGCGCAGGCGATGAAGGCCATGCCTGCCGATCTGACCCTGCTGAGCATGAACAACGACGGCAAGTATCCCGCCGACAAGGTGCGCGAGATCATCGACGGCCGCGCCGATGTGAAGGCGCACGGCCCGCGCGCCATGCCGGTGTGGGGCAAGGAGTTTTATGTGTCGGCCGAAGGCGTCGGCCAGCGTCAGGCCCATGACCGTA from the Immundisolibacter sp. genome contains:
- a CDS encoding IS30 family transposase, yielding CGADAALEGFTRQMKKLPAFLRQSLTYDRGSEMARHAELAERLKIDIWFADPYAPWQRGSNENTNGLLRQFLPKGTDLSEVSQTALNDIARLLNGRPRKTLDWRTPDEAMAEEIANFSNRVALDS
- a CDS encoding MBL fold metallo-hydrolase; this translates as MQQLFPDLWQTAAQYPFGPAVTTHAYLWLRADGNVLFYNTGLAAELDAIEHLGGVAWQYLSHRDEVAPSLADIRQRFGARLCCHALEAPFAGRISPVDVAFDAAHTPLAGLDVIPTPGHTPGSTCYRVRSAHGPTYLFTGDTLFPDGAGWGTYVAAAQRDTLRQSLELLRDPAPDVVLSSAARDPDGYRRLTGPDWQRVLDEAIDSLR
- a CDS encoding FAD-binding oxidoreductase, with the protein product MNGADRAGLLARLAVTPGCDWRTDADAMAPYLAEQRGLYRGAALAVALPQDTAAVSALVRACARFDLALVPQGGNTGLCGGAVAQDAARQVVVSLERLDRIRAIDAANFTLTAEAGCIVQRVREAAADENRLFPLSFGADASARLGGALSTNAGGTNVLRYGNARELTLGLEVVLADGQVWDGLTALRKDNTGYDLKQLFIGAEGTLGIITAAVVKLFPLPRETVTAWLACPSVEACVAVFGRLRDASGDAVTGCELLSRTALEFVLRHLPGARDPLGAPAPWYLLVELTSSSASAGLATALESVLEQCLGSGEISDAAVAASARQAADFWRLREGVAEVQRHEGASIKNDVAVPVSAVPAFVAEASAAVQAACPGLRVCAFGHIGDGNLHFNLSQPVDMPAGQFLAQWDTLSGLVNAVVARHRGSISAEHGIGLLKRDALAQHESAVAIDLMRRVKAALDPQGRLNPGKLLPPTQE
- a CDS encoding c-type cytochrome, whose protein sequence is MQTARRFVSPFRAAAMAATGMIAILSAASAPVLAATDGTQQQARRDYQKYCASCHGAEGRGDGPVAQAMKAMPADLTLLSMNNDGKYPADKVREIIDGRADVKAHGPRAMPVWGKEFYVSAEGVGQRQAHDRIEGLTEYLRRMQKQ